A DNA window from Heliomicrobium undosum contains the following coding sequences:
- the recJ gene encoding single-stranded-DNA-specific exonuclease RecJ translates to MRWIFPSTQQIPSYPGLTPFQAALLARRGIGPAEAERFIRSGIEDMHDPRQLKGAAAAAAIIGDAIDQQVPITVYGDYDCDGVTGTALLVESLTKLGASVDWYINSRFVEGFGMHPLGVEEIARRGTPRLIISVDNGISAGDAVRRARELGMQVVVTDHHEPGEELPPADAIVNPKQAGCAYPEKHLAGVGVAFKVMQILFQAAGRPREILRSLDLVALGTVADVMPVTGENRIFIKNGLKLTNWGNRTRIGLQAIKDAADLKGEVNAHYHLGFIFGPMLNATGRIDGVPAAAVELLLTPDRSRAAGLAAQLRKVNEERQELTRRQTEAALDQARAQGEGSPGFIVVYDPSFHEGIVGLIASRLKEAYHRPALALTDSHEAGVLKGSVRSVKGFSVKDHLVDGCADLLLKGGGHEMAAGCSLAKENLAALRRRLDAAVRQMPADLFVPTVDIDYVLGPNKMDRALVAQIEGFAPYGAGFPRPNFLLAPFRPEQVRFMGRDGSHLRLSGQGVTAIGFNQAEAFRQANPQGTLALLGLPEVNDYDGSLQFRLRNEGWRDLADLSGDTGFPKDVEAAG, encoded by the coding sequence ATGCGGTGGATCTTCCCATCAACACAACAGATACCATCCTATCCTGGACTCACCCCTTTTCAGGCGGCGCTGCTCGCCCGGCGAGGGATTGGGCCTGCTGAAGCGGAACGGTTTATCCGTTCCGGCATCGAAGACATGCACGACCCTCGGCAACTAAAAGGCGCTGCCGCTGCGGCAGCGATCATCGGTGACGCCATCGACCAGCAAGTTCCCATCACCGTGTACGGCGACTACGACTGCGACGGTGTCACCGGAACGGCGCTCCTGGTGGAGAGCCTGACCAAATTGGGCGCCTCGGTAGACTGGTACATCAACAGCCGTTTCGTAGAGGGATTCGGCATGCACCCACTCGGCGTCGAAGAGATCGCGCGAAGGGGAACGCCCCGGTTAATCATCTCCGTCGACAACGGGATCAGCGCCGGCGACGCCGTCCGACGAGCCCGGGAATTGGGGATGCAGGTCGTTGTCACCGATCACCATGAACCAGGCGAAGAACTGCCGCCGGCTGACGCCATCGTCAATCCGAAACAGGCCGGTTGCGCTTATCCCGAGAAACACCTGGCCGGGGTCGGCGTAGCCTTCAAGGTGATGCAGATCCTCTTCCAGGCAGCGGGGAGACCGCGCGAAATCCTGCGCTCCCTCGACCTCGTCGCCCTCGGCACAGTGGCCGATGTGATGCCTGTGACGGGAGAAAACCGTATTTTCATCAAAAACGGCCTGAAGTTGACCAACTGGGGCAACCGGACGCGGATCGGCCTGCAAGCCATCAAGGATGCCGCCGACCTGAAGGGGGAGGTGAACGCCCACTATCACCTCGGCTTCATCTTCGGCCCCATGCTCAATGCCACCGGCCGCATCGACGGCGTGCCCGCAGCGGCGGTGGAGCTCCTGCTGACACCGGACCGCAGTCGGGCCGCCGGGTTGGCTGCCCAACTGCGGAAGGTCAACGAGGAGCGGCAGGAACTGACCCGCCGCCAGACCGAGGCAGCCCTCGACCAGGCCCGGGCGCAGGGCGAGGGATCGCCGGGATTCATCGTCGTCTATGACCCGTCCTTCCACGAGGGGATCGTGGGGCTGATCGCCTCCCGGCTCAAGGAGGCCTACCACCGGCCCGCGCTGGCGCTCACCGACAGCCACGAAGCAGGCGTCCTCAAAGGCTCTGTCCGTAGTGTCAAGGGCTTCTCCGTCAAGGACCACCTCGTCGACGGCTGCGCCGACTTGCTGCTCAAGGGCGGTGGCCACGAGATGGCAGCCGGCTGTTCTCTGGCCAAGGAAAACCTGGCCGCCTTGCGCCGCCGCCTCGATGCGGCAGTCCGCCAAATGCCGGCCGATCTCTTCGTCCCCACGGTGGATATCGATTACGTCCTGGGCCCTAACAAAATGGACAGGGCGCTGGTGGCACAGATCGAGGGGTTCGCTCCCTACGGCGCCGGCTTTCCCCGGCCCAATTTTCTCCTGGCGCCTTTTCGGCCCGAGCAGGTCCGCTTTATGGGCCGGGATGGCAGCCATCTCCGCCTCAGCGGCCAGGGGGTGACTGCCATCGGCTTTAACCAGGCCGAGGCCTTCCGTCAGGCCAACCCCCAAGGAACGCTGGCCCTTCTCGGGCTGCCGGAGGTCAACGATTACGACGGTTCCCTCCAGTTCCGCCTGCGCAATGAGGGCTGGCGGGATCTGGCCGATCTTTCCGGTGATACCGGCTTCCCCAAGGACGTCGAAGCCGCAGGATAA
- a CDS encoding PAS domain-containing protein has translation MEPWSEGLPAAITVCDREGVIVAMNEQAGRLFAKSGGKDLIGKNLLDCHPEKAQAKIRDLMEQQKANCYTIEKNGVKKMIYQAPWYADGEYQGLVEMAFEIPYDMSHFKR, from the coding sequence ATGGAACCCTGGAGTGAAGGACTACCTGCAGCAATCACCGTTTGCGACCGCGAAGGTGTCATCGTGGCGATGAACGAACAGGCGGGCCGCCTCTTTGCCAAGAGCGGCGGGAAGGACCTGATCGGAAAAAACCTATTGGATTGCCACCCCGAGAAGGCCCAGGCCAAGATCCGCGATCTGATGGAGCAACAAAAAGCCAATTGTTACACCATCGAAAAGAACGGGGTTAAGAAAATGATATACCAAGCCCCCTGGTACGCTGATGGCGAGTATCAAGGGCTTGTGGAAATGGCCTTTGAAATTCCTTATGACATGTCTCATTTCAAGCGATAG
- a CDS encoding LCP family protein, whose translation MQKWQARPRLMIFFGLMLLLGVTAGVTYGILSPDLSLRDPFNPDGPLTESEIKRRMNVLLLAVDNRPGELDGRTDTIIVASVDRQDKKLYLLSIPRDTRVKISGHGMDKINAAHMYGGVPLTRKTVEELLGIPIDYYVKTDFNGFREIVDTLGGVEIDVEKNMYHNEGNPEDLINLKKGLQRLSGKEALQYVRFRSDELGDISRTQRQQKFLHALAKQSLQVNTVWKLPALVPQMVNYVETNLGAGDLVSLAIKAKDWNAGNIIAHTLPGNFVTLNGVSYWQVDPTKSRQAALDFMRGVISTSIIDESIVVLEKPKEKPKTADDEAKPEADRVQHPVLESQPGDKTGAEQAGKPAALPGAKDILEQKSGTGNPSTPRAPGAPDAQGKLPTPPDTPKNPQQPGSSITPPAPSRLPDALNPTAPNRVIPGAPPVPTDVQPPSSSGVE comes from the coding sequence ATGCAGAAATGGCAGGCCAGACCCAGGCTGATGATCTTTTTCGGTCTCATGCTGCTCCTGGGGGTGACGGCAGGGGTTACATACGGGATCTTGAGTCCCGATCTTTCCCTGCGCGATCCTTTCAACCCCGACGGACCCTTGACGGAATCAGAAATCAAGCGGCGGATGAATGTGCTCCTACTGGCCGTGGACAACCGCCCCGGAGAATTGGATGGACGCACTGACACGATCATCGTCGCCAGTGTTGATCGTCAGGATAAAAAGCTCTATCTCCTTTCCATCCCCCGTGACACCCGAGTCAAAATAAGCGGCCACGGCATGGACAAGATCAACGCGGCCCACATGTACGGCGGCGTCCCCTTGACACGGAAAACAGTGGAGGAACTGTTGGGGATACCGATCGACTACTACGTAAAGACCGATTTTAACGGCTTTCGAGAGATCGTCGATACGCTCGGCGGCGTAGAAATCGATGTCGAAAAAAACATGTACCACAATGAAGGAAATCCGGAAGATTTAATTAATTTAAAAAAGGGTCTCCAAAGGTTAAGCGGCAAAGAGGCGCTCCAGTATGTCCGGTTCCGCTCAGACGAACTGGGTGATATCAGCCGGACCCAACGGCAGCAAAAATTCCTCCACGCCCTCGCCAAACAGTCCTTGCAGGTCAATACGGTATGGAAGCTCCCGGCCCTCGTTCCTCAAATGGTCAACTACGTCGAGACCAATCTGGGCGCCGGTGATCTCGTCTCCCTGGCGATCAAGGCCAAGGACTGGAACGCAGGCAACATTATCGCCCACACCTTGCCGGGGAATTTTGTCACCCTCAACGGCGTCAGCTATTGGCAGGTCGATCCCACGAAGTCCCGCCAGGCTGCCCTTGATTTCATGCGTGGCGTCATCAGCACCTCAATCATCGACGAAAGCATCGTCGTCCTTGAAAAACCGAAAGAAAAACCGAAAACAGCGGATGATGAAGCAAAGCCGGAAGCCGACCGGGTGCAGCACCCTGTCTTAGAGTCTCAACCGGGTGACAAAACCGGTGCTGAGCAGGCGGGAAAACCGGCCGCTCTTCCCGGGGCGAAGGACATCCTAGAGCAAAAATCCGGAACCGGGAACCCCAGCACCCCTCGGGCACCCGGCGCCCCTGACGCTCAGGGCAAGTTGCCAACCCCTCCGGACACCCCCAAGAACCCGCAACAGCCTGGTTCTTCCATCACCCCACCAGCGCCGTCGCGCCTGCCCGATGCTCTCAATCCGACTGCGCCCAATCGCGTCATCCCTGGCGCCCCTCCGGTCCCTACCGATGTTCAACCGCCCTCCAGCAGCGGGGTTGAGTAA
- the pssA gene encoding CDP-diacylglycerol--serine O-phosphatidyltransferase, with amino-acid sequence MNHKAAIPNAFTLSNLLLGILSIVYTMDQNYSMSAIMILLAAVLDGMDGRVARKLEVSSAFGKELDSLSDLVSFGVAPAILVYAAHLEVPYQYFGLAIAIIFALCGAVRLARFNVLNITTHFLGIPITVAGPLMAIFSLAGNRLPTLFFPVAMLLLAGLMVSNLKVPKL; translated from the coding sequence ATGAATCATAAGGCGGCCATTCCCAATGCCTTCACACTCTCCAACCTGTTGTTGGGAATCCTCTCCATCGTCTATACCATGGACCAAAACTACAGCATGTCCGCCATCATGATTCTGCTTGCCGCCGTCCTAGATGGGATGGATGGCCGGGTGGCCCGGAAGCTCGAAGTATCATCGGCATTCGGGAAAGAACTGGATTCCCTTTCCGACCTGGTTTCCTTCGGGGTGGCCCCAGCGATTCTCGTCTACGCGGCACACCTTGAGGTGCCCTACCAGTACTTCGGCCTGGCCATCGCCATCATCTTTGCTCTTTGTGGCGCCGTTCGCTTGGCCCGGTTCAATGTCCTCAACATCACGACCCACTTCCTGGGCATCCCTATCACTGTCGCCGGTCCTTTGATGGCGATTTTCTCCCTCGCCGGAAACCGCCTTCCCACGCTTTTTTTTCCTGTCGCCATGCTGCTCCTGGCGGGACTGATGGTGTCGAACCTGAAAGTGCCCAAGCTCTGA
- a CDS encoding fumarylacetoacetate hydrolase family protein, whose protein sequence is MKDIRNIYCVGRNFPLHAAELGNAIPERPLIFSKPTHALALMDGNTLHLPGTKGSLHFEAELVLRIDRPYRKGSAADMLIGAMALGIDFTLRDQQEELKRKGRPWLEAKGFPNSAALTPFIPFPGVAALAAEDFTLTRNGVETQRGNVRDMLFNVQEIIDFCAESFGIGPGDIIFTGTPAGVGPVTSGDTFHLYWGKRCLGHCSVCLDHPEAGIMVVKEGRGAHGPL, encoded by the coding sequence ATGAAAGATATCCGAAATATCTACTGTGTGGGAAGAAATTTTCCACTCCATGCCGCTGAACTAGGCAACGCGATTCCTGAAAGGCCGCTGATTTTCTCGAAACCGACGCACGCGCTGGCCTTGATGGACGGCAACACCCTGCATCTGCCCGGAACGAAAGGCAGCCTTCACTTCGAAGCCGAACTGGTCCTCCGGATCGATCGCCCCTACCGAAAAGGGAGCGCCGCCGATATGTTGATCGGCGCCATGGCGCTCGGCATTGATTTTACCTTGCGGGATCAGCAGGAGGAGTTAAAGCGCAAAGGTCGCCCCTGGCTCGAGGCGAAGGGGTTTCCCAATTCGGCTGCCCTGACGCCCTTTATCCCCTTTCCCGGCGTGGCGGCGCTCGCTGCGGAGGACTTCACCCTTACCCGCAACGGCGTGGAAACGCAACGGGGCAATGTGCGGGACATGCTCTTCAATGTGCAGGAAATCATCGATTTTTGCGCCGAATCTTTCGGTATCGGTCCCGGAGACATCATCTTCACGGGGACGCCGGCCGGTGTGGGACCCGTCACATCGGGCGACACCTTTCACCTTTATTGGGGAAAGCGATGCCTCGGCCACTGTTCCGTTTGCTTGGATCACCCCGAGGCGGGTATAATGGTGGTAAAAGAAGGGAGGGGAGCTCATGGCCCTCTGTGA
- a CDS encoding HAD family hydrolase, whose translation MLVFFDVDGTLTSGPNVWEVIYRRLGLWESAGIPIQEAFLKGEIDYREFAAQDAALFAGTPVEALDQWISEIPLRPDAVEALERLQNNGCRIILLSTGLTALTDHLAKRFGAFASMANELEVVDGKLTGRVFVHVSADDIHRDKGAWVRRFCKKHRVSMERTSAIGDSSGDIPMFRQAELPILFKATDSLIDEEPVLHAIPGILQVSTLLEAAQAIIDFVQPSRYWLGWRSNAR comes from the coding sequence ATGCTCGTTTTCTTCGATGTGGACGGCACCCTCACATCAGGACCCAACGTGTGGGAGGTTATCTACCGGCGCCTCGGCTTGTGGGAGTCTGCTGGGATCCCTATTCAGGAGGCCTTCCTGAAGGGGGAGATAGACTATCGGGAATTCGCCGCCCAAGACGCAGCCCTTTTTGCCGGTACCCCTGTTGAAGCGCTCGATCAGTGGATCTCAGAAATCCCCCTTCGGCCGGATGCAGTGGAAGCCCTTGAGCGCTTGCAAAATAACGGTTGCCGAATCATTCTCTTGTCGACCGGTTTGACCGCCCTGACGGACCATCTGGCGAAGCGCTTTGGCGCCTTCGCCAGCATGGCCAACGAGTTGGAGGTGGTCGATGGCAAGCTGACGGGACGCGTCTTCGTTCACGTGTCTGCTGATGACATCCACAGGGACAAAGGAGCCTGGGTCCGCCGTTTCTGTAAAAAGCACCGGGTGAGTATGGAAAGGACATCGGCTATTGGCGATTCCTCTGGTGATATTCCCATGTTCCGCCAGGCAGAACTGCCGATCCTGTTCAAGGCAACCGATTCCCTGATCGACGAAGAGCCGGTCCTTCACGCCATCCCCGGCATTCTTCAAGTCTCTACATTGCTTGAGGCCGCTCAAGCAATTATCGATTTTGTCCAGCCAAGCCGTTACTGGCTGGGGTGGAGGAGCAATGCCCGCTGA
- a CDS encoding DUF3343 domain-containing protein, with amino-acid sequence MEEQCPLSESYGDPKTLWRQKNYPLITFLSPQEAMAAEDRLKAETICCLVVPTPRELGEGCGLSIRIFPGDVERCRGVLGKGSIKARFYAWNGQTAHWREIFGEKPLHLLPGREKC; translated from the coding sequence GTGGAGGAGCAATGCCCGCTGAGCGAATCATACGGTGATCCGAAAACCCTTTGGCGCCAAAAAAACTATCCCTTGATCACCTTTCTCTCCCCCCAAGAAGCCATGGCCGCTGAAGACAGGCTGAAAGCAGAGACAATCTGTTGCCTCGTCGTTCCGACGCCACGCGAACTGGGGGAGGGATGTGGCCTCTCTATCCGGATCTTCCCCGGTGATGTGGAACGTTGCCGAGGCGTTTTGGGGAAGGGGAGTATCAAGGCGCGTTTTTATGCCTGGAATGGACAAACTGCTCACTGGCGCGAAATATTCGGAGAAAAGCCCCTGCACCTTTTGCCGGGGCGGGAAAAATGTTAG
- a CDS encoding DNA polymerase IV, producing MKVEPTVLLADMNSFYASVEMAHNPTLRGQPVLVCGDPERRHGIILAASREAKRRGVKTAMTVGEARAICPDAVCVRPRMSLYLEVSWQIQQIARTLSPLVEPYSVDELFIDVRGAEHIWGDAVEAAGIFRQRVWEAVKVPCSVGVGPNKFLSKMACDVEAKKSPSGVALWRADDVEAKLHPLPTGKMFMVGSRMERHFRNMGLLTIGDLAHYPVHYLTRRFGLRGAVYHNLAWGRDCSPVCPDSLEQAKSVGHSITLPRDYHHSDDIELVLLELTDEVCRRARKLGKAGRTVSVGLRAYDLTRGFYRQTALPSPSNLSGAVFEKAQLLFRRHWDGRPVRTVTVDLSGLEEDGALQQELFRDMDRQDRVSRTMDRIRDALGTTAIVRASSLLPSSQARDRAVKIGGHYR from the coding sequence GTGAAGGTTGAGCCGACGGTCCTTCTGGCGGACATGAATTCCTTTTATGCCAGCGTCGAGATGGCCCACAACCCGACCTTGCGGGGACAGCCGGTGCTCGTCTGCGGCGATCCGGAACGGCGGCATGGCATCATCCTGGCCGCCTCCCGGGAAGCCAAGCGTCGCGGAGTAAAGACGGCCATGACCGTCGGCGAGGCCCGGGCGATCTGCCCTGACGCGGTCTGTGTGCGCCCGCGCATGAGTCTTTACTTAGAGGTATCCTGGCAAATCCAGCAGATCGCCCGCACCCTTTCGCCGCTGGTGGAGCCCTACAGCGTGGACGAACTGTTCATCGACGTGCGGGGCGCCGAACACATCTGGGGTGACGCCGTTGAGGCGGCCGGGATTTTCCGGCAAAGGGTCTGGGAGGCGGTAAAGGTCCCCTGCTCGGTCGGCGTCGGCCCCAACAAGTTCCTGTCCAAGATGGCCTGTGACGTGGAGGCGAAAAAAAGCCCCTCCGGCGTGGCGCTCTGGAGGGCCGATGATGTGGAAGCAAAGCTGCATCCCCTGCCGACAGGCAAGATGTTCATGGTGGGCTCGCGGATGGAGCGGCATTTTCGCAACATGGGCCTGCTCACCATCGGCGATTTGGCCCACTACCCCGTCCACTACCTGACGCGGCGCTTCGGTCTTCGCGGCGCCGTCTACCACAACCTGGCCTGGGGGCGCGACTGCTCGCCGGTTTGCCCGGACTCGCTGGAACAGGCCAAGAGCGTCGGCCACTCCATCACCCTGCCCCGCGACTACCACCACAGCGACGACATTGAACTGGTGCTGCTGGAGTTGACCGATGAGGTCTGCCGGCGGGCGCGTAAACTGGGCAAGGCAGGGCGGACCGTCTCCGTCGGCCTGCGCGCTTATGACCTGACACGGGGGTTCTACCGCCAGACGGCCCTGCCCTCCCCCTCCAACCTGTCGGGGGCGGTTTTTGAAAAGGCGCAGTTGCTCTTTCGCCGGCACTGGGACGGCCGCCCTGTCCGCACGGTCACCGTGGACCTGAGCGGTCTTGAAGAAGACGGCGCCCTCCAGCAGGAACTGTTCCGTGACATGGATCGGCAGGACCGGGTGAGCCGGACTATGGACCGCATCCGCGACGCCCTGGGAACGACGGCCATCGTCCGCGCCTCCTCCCTCCTGCCGTCCAGCCAGGCCCGGGATCGCGCCGTAAAGATCGGCGGCCATTACCGGTAA
- a CDS encoding S-layer homology domain-containing protein, whose translation MRKRLLFLTTWALLTLSAGMAEAGDIRLRFEDADKPGAWKPVAVQSAGTMTSENLSTSVPQVNFGDNQSLRSVFLVALSEGPQSVGVGSRITVTLPFGIEYMQVPTAETLDKYVSCPSMINWLVNSIATEGDRPALRLVSATSRSLTVEIANMRPKGVPFVEFTFYSKDLSMVRISEMVTWPAQDGEQADGMTRQEFFSYFIDVSPSLKGIEESVTGEQAERLRPFVDAGKTKPELRDRVAGLVKEKLVIGRPEQRLAPDERITRAEAITLVSRAQQWDSPLSPAFADLENSWALGPVSAASAKGMAKGYPDGTFHPEIPITREEAFLLLERLYDSNASRQK comes from the coding sequence TTGCGAAAACGGCTGCTATTTTTAACGACATGGGCCTTATTGACCCTCAGCGCAGGCATGGCTGAGGCAGGCGATATTCGTCTCCGCTTTGAGGACGCAGACAAGCCCGGTGCATGGAAACCGGTCGCCGTCCAATCCGCTGGAACGATGACGAGTGAAAACTTGTCCACATCGGTTCCGCAAGTAAACTTTGGCGATAATCAGTCTTTGCGTTCCGTCTTTCTTGTTGCGCTCTCTGAGGGACCGCAGTCTGTCGGTGTGGGCAGCCGGATCACGGTAACCTTGCCCTTTGGTATCGAGTATATGCAGGTTCCGACGGCGGAAACGCTGGACAAGTATGTGTCCTGCCCATCCATGATCAACTGGTTGGTTAACTCCATTGCCACGGAAGGAGATCGACCGGCCCTTCGCCTTGTATCGGCCACGTCTCGTTCCTTGACGGTGGAAATCGCCAACATGCGCCCCAAAGGGGTTCCCTTCGTAGAATTCACCTTTTACTCAAAGGATCTGAGCATGGTGCGCATCTCCGAGATGGTGACCTGGCCGGCCCAAGATGGCGAGCAGGCCGATGGGATGACCCGGCAGGAGTTCTTCTCCTATTTTATCGACGTCTCCCCGTCGTTGAAGGGGATCGAGGAGAGCGTTACGGGCGAGCAAGCGGAACGGTTGCGCCCTTTTGTCGATGCGGGTAAAACGAAGCCGGAACTGCGAGACCGCGTGGCCGGCCTTGTGAAGGAAAAACTGGTGATCGGCCGCCCAGAGCAACGGCTGGCGCCGGATGAACGTATCACCCGAGCGGAGGCCATCACCCTGGTGTCTCGGGCGCAACAGTGGGACAGCCCGTTGTCGCCGGCATTCGCCGATCTAGAGAACTCCTGGGCCTTGGGACCGGTGAGCGCCGCATCCGCCAAGGGGATGGCTAAGGGTTATCCCGATGGCACCTTTCACCCGGAGATTCCCATTACTCGGGAAGAGGCTTTCCTTTTGCTCGAACGCCTCTACGACAGCAATGCCTCACGACAGAAATAA
- a CDS encoding adenosylhomocysteinase, with product MIRDINLAPQGQLKIDWVDQHMPILNQVKRDFAQRKPLAGKRAIICLHLEAKTAYLALTVKAAGAEVAVCGSNPLSTQDDVVAALVKNGVTAYAWHGATDEEYKMHLNKALDFQPDILIDDGGDLVATLHAERLEQAKGIIGGAEETTTGILRLKALAREGKLTFPMMAVNDAQMKYLFDNRYGTGQSVWDGILRTTNLTVCGKVVVVAGYGWCGKGVAARAKGLNARVVVTEIDPIKANEALMDGFEVMPMVEAAKLGDIFVTVTGNRDIIRREHLEVIKDKAILSNAGHFDVEVNKEDLRAMATSVRTARKNIEEYAFPDGRKVYLLGEGRLVNLACADGHPAEVMDLTFALQALSLDYLVANRDKMEPGVFSVPDSIDRKVAEYRLKALGVSLDELTEKQAKYLASWAE from the coding sequence ATGATTCGCGACATCAACCTTGCCCCCCAGGGTCAGCTGAAAATCGACTGGGTCGACCAGCACATGCCCATCCTGAACCAGGTCAAGAGAGACTTTGCGCAGCGCAAGCCCCTAGCCGGCAAACGGGCTATCATCTGCCTGCACCTGGAAGCCAAAACGGCCTACCTGGCCTTGACCGTCAAAGCCGCCGGCGCCGAGGTGGCCGTCTGCGGTTCCAACCCGCTCTCCACCCAGGACGACGTGGTCGCCGCCCTGGTGAAAAACGGGGTGACCGCCTACGCCTGGCACGGCGCTACGGACGAAGAATACAAGATGCACCTGAATAAAGCCCTCGATTTCCAGCCCGACATCCTCATCGATGACGGCGGCGACCTGGTGGCCACCCTCCATGCGGAACGGCTGGAGCAGGCCAAAGGGATTATCGGCGGCGCCGAGGAAACGACGACAGGCATCCTCCGCCTCAAGGCGCTCGCCCGGGAAGGCAAACTCACCTTCCCCATGATGGCCGTCAATGACGCCCAGATGAAGTACCTCTTCGACAACCGCTATGGCACCGGCCAGTCTGTCTGGGACGGCATCCTGCGCACGACTAACCTGACCGTCTGCGGCAAGGTGGTCGTTGTCGCCGGCTACGGCTGGTGCGGCAAAGGCGTCGCTGCCCGGGCCAAAGGCTTGAACGCCCGCGTTGTTGTCACCGAGATCGATCCGATCAAAGCCAACGAAGCGCTTATGGACGGCTTTGAAGTCATGCCCATGGTTGAAGCCGCCAAACTGGGCGACATCTTTGTCACCGTCACCGGCAACCGCGATATCATCCGCCGGGAACACCTCGAGGTGATCAAGGACAAGGCCATCCTCAGCAACGCGGGACACTTCGACGTGGAAGTGAACAAGGAAGACCTGCGGGCCATGGCCACGAGCGTCCGCACCGCCCGCAAAAACATCGAAGAATACGCCTTCCCCGACGGTCGCAAGGTCTACCTGCTCGGCGAAGGCCGCCTCGTCAACCTCGCCTGCGCCGACGGGCACCCCGCCGAGGTGATGGACCTGACCTTCGCCCTGCAGGCGTTGTCTCTCGATTACCTCGTCGCTAACCGCGACAAGATGGAACCGGGCGTCTTCTCCGTGCCGGATTCGATCGACCGCAAGGTAGCCGAGTACCGTTTGAAAGCCCTCGGCGTTTCCCTGGACGAATTGACGGAAAAACAGGCCAAGTACCTGGCCAGTTGGGCCGAATAA
- a CDS encoding carbon-nitrogen hydrolase family protein, whose translation MKETVAHVVQYGIKPIASKEDFWRRVEAQIRQAQKEGSSFVLFPEYLTGHLLALVPAMDHDEACRYLDEHTGEYLSAFRRFSRDTGMIILGGTHIIREGGCFYNTAFLFFPDGRVEKQAKVHLTPEERRAWKLSAGDQFQVFDTPLGRLAILICYDIEFPEAARQVADEGATIILCPSYTDGADGYWRVRHCCQARAIENQVYVALSGIVGKLPQVPQMDAGWCRAGFFAPCDYPFPDDGVLALGRTNVHMSVRGVLSPERLQENRESGKVAPFFDRRR comes from the coding sequence ATGAAGGAGACAGTAGCCCACGTCGTCCAATACGGGATCAAGCCGATTGCATCGAAGGAAGACTTTTGGCGCCGGGTGGAGGCGCAGATCCGCCAGGCCCAAAAAGAAGGCAGCTCGTTCGTGCTGTTTCCTGAGTACCTGACAGGCCACCTGTTGGCCCTCGTTCCGGCCATGGACCATGACGAGGCCTGCCGCTATCTGGATGAGCACACCGGCGAATACCTGTCCGCCTTCCGCCGTTTCAGCCGGGATACAGGCATGATTATCCTTGGCGGCACCCATATCATCCGGGAAGGGGGCTGTTTTTATAACACGGCCTTCCTCTTTTTCCCCGATGGTAGAGTGGAAAAACAGGCCAAGGTCCACCTCACGCCGGAAGAGCGGCGTGCCTGGAAGCTGTCTGCCGGCGACCAGTTCCAGGTCTTTGACACCCCCTTGGGCCGCCTGGCGATCCTGATCTGCTATGATATCGAATTTCCGGAAGCCGCCCGGCAGGTGGCTGACGAGGGCGCTACGATTATCCTCTGCCCATCCTACACGGACGGCGCCGACGGCTACTGGCGCGTTCGCCACTGCTGCCAGGCGCGGGCCATTGAAAATCAGGTCTATGTGGCGCTGAGCGGCATCGTCGGCAAGCTTCCCCAGGTGCCTCAGATGGATGCCGGGTGGTGCCGCGCCGGTTTCTTCGCGCCTTGCGACTATCCCTTTCCCGATGACGGCGTCCTCGCCTTGGGACGAACGAATGTCCATATGTCGGTCCGGGGTGTCTTGTCCCCTGAGCGGCTACAGGAAAACCGGGAGAGCGGAAAGGTGGCGCCCTTTTTCGATCGCCGCCGGTGA